The Rhododendron vialii isolate Sample 1 chromosome 5a, ASM3025357v1 genome contains a region encoding:
- the LOC131326954 gene encoding uncharacterized protein LOC131326954 gives MSLVMVVFLSLNAVFSNCIASDVFLWTILGQVVGLKHTMDTLFSLLMKLNQLELGDVSLLTIDVKAKSELKRSAVADNESGKSKLSEVRTISGMFIAKGKENIPIEEVFENLRCCKERLFSLLSKGLSFIAITNSRRRHMCRYSRPKA, from the exons ATGTCATTGGTAATGGTTGTGTTTCTTAGCCTGAATGCTGTCTTTTCTAACTGTATTGCTTCTGATGTTTTTTTATGGACCATTCTAGGGCAAGTAGTTGGGTTAAAGCATACAATGGATACTCTGTTTTCCTTGTTGATGAAGCTGAACCAACTAGAATTGGGTGATGTTAGTCTACTCACAATTGATGTTAAA GCAAAATCAGAGCTGAAAAGATCAGCTGTTGCCGACAATGAATCTGGAAAGAGCAAGCTTAGCGAGGTTCGAACTATCTCCGGGATGTTTATCGCTAAGGGGAAG GAAAACATACCCATTGAGGAAGTTTTTGAGAATCTAAGATGTTGCAAAGAACGTTTATTCAGTCTGCTCAGCAAAGGCTTGAGCTTTATAGCTATAACAAACTCGAGGAGAAG